One region of Chanodichthys erythropterus isolate Z2021 chromosome 17, ASM2448905v1, whole genome shotgun sequence genomic DNA includes:
- the drd2a gene encoding dopamine receptor D2a isoform X1, with amino-acid sequence MEVFTEYAYNESFFENGSRDFNATEEGGRHQYNYYAMLLTLLIFIIVFGNVLVCMAVSREKALQTTTNYLIVSLAVADLLVATLVMPWVVYLEVVGEWRFSTIHCDIFVTLDVMMCTASILNLCAISIDRYTAVAMPMLYNTRYSSKRRVTVMISVVWILSFAISCPLLFGLNNTVTHDDALCVIANPAFVVYSSIVSFYVPFIITLLVYVQIYVVLQKRRKRVNTKRTCPVTDTDMSTTLKGKCTHPDDVKLCTVIVKSSGNFPVNNKNVEVVNNGDDIQMDEITNLNPPRQRKQDQSGAGQQHSRLVNSNVRETDISPRSPEAGVKPERNGNTSNITKGAKAFEIQVSPTGKTQTSVKTLNKRKISQQKEKKATQMLAIVLGVFIICWLPFFITHIVNTYWQVPPELYTAFTWLGYVNSAVNPIIYTTFNIEFRKAFIKILHC; translated from the exons ATGGAAGTCTTCACGGAGTATGCTTATAATGAGAGCTTCTTTGAAAATGGATCCCGGGACTTCAATGCCACGGAAGAAGGGGGGCGGCACCAGTACAATTATTACGCCATGCTTCTCACGCTGCTCATTTTCATCATTGTCTTTGGCAATGTGCTGGTGTGTATGGCCGTCTCTAGGGAGAAAGCCCTGCAGACCACCACCAACTACCTGATAGTCAGCCTGGCTGTGGCTGATCTACTAGTTGCCACACTTGTAATGCCATGGGTGGTTTACCTGGAG GTGGTGGGAGAGTGGCGGTTCAGCACAATCCATTGTGACATCTTTGTCACCCTGGACGTGATGATGTGTACAGCAAGCATACTCAATCTATGTGCCATCAGTATCGACAG GTACACAGCTGTAGCCATGCCTATGTTGTACAACACACGCTACAGCTCCAAGAGGAGGGTCACAGTCATGATTTCTGTCGTCTGGATTCTGTCTTTTGCTATATCATGTCCACTGCTGTTTGGACTCAATAATACTG TAACCCATGATGATGCTCTGTGTGTGATCGCAAACCCTGCCTTTGTAGTGTACTCCTCCATCGTATCCTTCTACGTTCCTTTCATAATAACACTGCTAGTATATGTGCAGATCTACGTGGTACTGCAAAAGAGACGGAAACGTGTCAACACTAAACGCACATGCCCTGTTACAGACACGGATATGAGCACGACTTTAAAG GGA AAATGCACTCACCCTGATGATGTGAAACTGTGCACTGTGATCGTCAAGTCCAGTGGGAATTTTCCTGTGAACAACAAAAATGTG GAGGTGGTAAACAATGGGGACGACATTCAAATGGATGAGATCACAAACTTAAACCCTCCGAGACAGAGGAAGCAGGATCAGTCTGGTGCAGGTCAACAACACAGCAGGCTGGTTAACTCTAATGTAAGAGAGACTGACATATCACCCCGGTCGCCTGAAGCAGGTGTCAAACCTGAAAGAAATGGCAACACCAGCAATATCACAAAAGGGGCCAAAGCATTTGAGATCCAGGTCTCCCCCACTGgcaaaacacagacatcagTCAAAACTCTTAACAAACGCAAAATCTCCCAGCAGAAGGAGAAGAAGGCCACTCAGATGTTAGCTATTGTCCTTG GTGTATTTATCATCTGCTGGCTGCCGTTCTTCATCACACACATTGTGAACACTTACTGGCAAGTTCCTCCTGAACTCTACACTGCCTTTACATGGTTGGGCTACGTGAACAGTGCAGTAAATCCCATCATATACACTACTTTCAACATTGAGTTTCGCAAAGCTTTCATTAAGATTCTACACTGTTGA
- the drd2a gene encoding dopamine receptor D2a isoform X2, with protein sequence MEVFTEYAYNESFFENGSRDFNATEEGGRHQYNYYAMLLTLLIFIIVFGNVLVCMAVSREKALQTTTNYLIVSLAVADLLVATLVMPWVVYLEVVGEWRFSTIHCDIFVTLDVMMCTASILNLCAISIDRYTAVAMPMLYNTRYSSKRRVTVMISVVWILSFAISCPLLFGLNNTVTHDDALCVIANPAFVVYSSIVSFYVPFIITLLVYVQIYVVLQKRRKRVNTKRTCPVTDTDMSTTLKEVVNNGDDIQMDEITNLNPPRQRKQDQSGAGQQHSRLVNSNVRETDISPRSPEAGVKPERNGNTSNITKGAKAFEIQVSPTGKTQTSVKTLNKRKISQQKEKKATQMLAIVLGVFIICWLPFFITHIVNTYWQVPPELYTAFTWLGYVNSAVNPIIYTTFNIEFRKAFIKILHC encoded by the exons ATGGAAGTCTTCACGGAGTATGCTTATAATGAGAGCTTCTTTGAAAATGGATCCCGGGACTTCAATGCCACGGAAGAAGGGGGGCGGCACCAGTACAATTATTACGCCATGCTTCTCACGCTGCTCATTTTCATCATTGTCTTTGGCAATGTGCTGGTGTGTATGGCCGTCTCTAGGGAGAAAGCCCTGCAGACCACCACCAACTACCTGATAGTCAGCCTGGCTGTGGCTGATCTACTAGTTGCCACACTTGTAATGCCATGGGTGGTTTACCTGGAG GTGGTGGGAGAGTGGCGGTTCAGCACAATCCATTGTGACATCTTTGTCACCCTGGACGTGATGATGTGTACAGCAAGCATACTCAATCTATGTGCCATCAGTATCGACAG GTACACAGCTGTAGCCATGCCTATGTTGTACAACACACGCTACAGCTCCAAGAGGAGGGTCACAGTCATGATTTCTGTCGTCTGGATTCTGTCTTTTGCTATATCATGTCCACTGCTGTTTGGACTCAATAATACTG TAACCCATGATGATGCTCTGTGTGTGATCGCAAACCCTGCCTTTGTAGTGTACTCCTCCATCGTATCCTTCTACGTTCCTTTCATAATAACACTGCTAGTATATGTGCAGATCTACGTGGTACTGCAAAAGAGACGGAAACGTGTCAACACTAAACGCACATGCCCTGTTACAGACACGGATATGAGCACGACTTTAAAG GAGGTGGTAAACAATGGGGACGACATTCAAATGGATGAGATCACAAACTTAAACCCTCCGAGACAGAGGAAGCAGGATCAGTCTGGTGCAGGTCAACAACACAGCAGGCTGGTTAACTCTAATGTAAGAGAGACTGACATATCACCCCGGTCGCCTGAAGCAGGTGTCAAACCTGAAAGAAATGGCAACACCAGCAATATCACAAAAGGGGCCAAAGCATTTGAGATCCAGGTCTCCCCCACTGgcaaaacacagacatcagTCAAAACTCTTAACAAACGCAAAATCTCCCAGCAGAAGGAGAAGAAGGCCACTCAGATGTTAGCTATTGTCCTTG GTGTATTTATCATCTGCTGGCTGCCGTTCTTCATCACACACATTGTGAACACTTACTGGCAAGTTCCTCCTGAACTCTACACTGCCTTTACATGGTTGGGCTACGTGAACAGTGCAGTAAATCCCATCATATACACTACTTTCAACATTGAGTTTCGCAAAGCTTTCATTAAGATTCTACACTGTTGA